The following DNA comes from Peribacillus sp. FSL E2-0218.
GCTGCTCCTGTCATCGCGGGCATTGCTAAAGATTTAGGCGCGCTTACCGTTGGTGTAGTCACACGTCCATTTACCTTTGAAGGCAGAAAACGGGCAACACAAGCACAAGGCGGCATTTCATCCATGAAGGAATCGGTCGATACACTGATCGTCATACCAAACGACCGTCTCCTTGAAATCGTCGATAAAAGCACTCCGATGCTTGAAGCTTTCCGTGAGGCCGACAATGTACTTCGTCAAGGTGTACAAGGGATTTCAGATTTAATTGCGGTTCCCGGTCTTATTAACCTGGACTTTGCCGATGTTAAGACCATCATGTCCAACAAAGGTTCGGCGCTTATGGGCATCGGGATTTCCTCAGGGGAAAACCGTGCGGCAGAAGCGGCGAAGAAAGCCATTTCCAGCCCGCTACTCGAAACATCGATTGATGGTGCCCAAGGCGTACTGATGAACATCACCGGCGGAACGAACTTAAGCCTCTTCGAAGTTCAGGAAGCAGCCGATATCGTCGCTACTGCATCCGATCAGGACGTAAACATGATTTTTGGTTCAGTCATCAACGAGAACCTTAAAGATGAAATCGTCGTGACGGTAATTGCAACAGGGTTTAACGAAGTGGAAGCTTCCATACGCCCTTCTGGACGTCCAACACTTGGACAGCAGCAGCAATCAAGGCCGCAGACACAGCAAGCGCCACAGACTAATGTGAAGCGTGAAGTGAAGCGGGAAGAAGTCAATGAGCAGCCTTCGCGCAATGCGAACCAAGGCGAAGAGGCTCTGGATATTCCAACTTTTCTCCGTAACCGCAATAGACGCCGTTAATATCACCGGCTAAAAAACCGTTCCCGCTGGGAACGGTTTTTTTTATGGCCCCGTTTTCAACTTCTTGCGGCTATCGCAAATATCTTCCAGGTTGAAACCTGGATAGGTTCTTGGATGATGTTTTAAATGATTTCTGCAAGGGAGCCGTTTCCGGGCTGGGACCTTCATTAATATAAAGGAAAAAGGGAGGGATCTCTGAAAATCTTAAACTTTTAAAACATAAATCGACAGAAGTAAAAGGGGGCAGGATAGTCTCTCGGAAAGTATTGGAAAATTTCAAGAGCTGTTTTTCTACAAAAAGGGTAAAAATGACTGAAAAACTCTTAAGTTTTCGGTACAAAAAGTGACACACTTTCCAAGGCCAGGTACGCTATACTTTTTGCTAGTGGAAGGTTAGTTCCTAAAGGGAGGGGAGGGTGTTTGACCTTATATTTAGATGTGATCTGGTTGTTGAATTGGTTATTTGACTGCCTCCTTTTATATGGGACCGCAATCATTCTCAAACGAAGGGTCGCTCTTTGGCGGGTATGCATCGGCGGGTTGATCGGTTCCTTCATTATCGTATTGGCATTCACTCCTTTTTATGCAATGGCGGACCGAGTGTACATGAAGATTTTTGTATCCCTGGTCATGGTGCTGGCCACCTTTGGATTTAATAGGTTAAAGCTTTTCATGAAATCGGTGGCCACTTTATACTTTGTGACGTTTTTATCTGGGGGAATCCTCCTGGGCCTTCATTATTTATTCGAATTTCAAATCGTAGCCAAAGACCCCGGTCAATATGCAGGAATCAATCGTTTTGGCGATCCTGTCAGCTGGATATTCGTAATGATCGGATTC
Coding sequences within:
- the ftsZ gene encoding cell division protein FtsZ, with amino-acid sequence MLEFDSNLEQLATIKVIGVGGGGNNAVNRMIEHGVQGVEFISVNTDAQALNLSKAEIKMQIGGKLTRGLGAGANPEVGKKAAEESKEQIEEALKGADMVFVTAGMGGGTGTGAAPVIAGIAKDLGALTVGVVTRPFTFEGRKRATQAQGGISSMKESVDTLIVIPNDRLLEIVDKSTPMLEAFREADNVLRQGVQGISDLIAVPGLINLDFADVKTIMSNKGSALMGIGISSGENRAAEAAKKAISSPLLETSIDGAQGVLMNITGGTNLSLFEVQEAADIVATASDQDVNMIFGSVINENLKDEIVVTVIATGFNEVEASIRPSGRPTLGQQQQSRPQTQQAPQTNVKREVKREEVNEQPSRNANQGEEALDIPTFLRNRNRRR